A single window of Aedes aegypti strain LVP_AGWG unplaced genomic scaffold, AaegL5.0 Primary Assembly AGWG_AaegL5_hic_scaff_812_PBJ_arrow, whole genome shotgun sequence DNA harbors:
- the LOC5579069 gene encoding histone H2B — MAPKTSGKAAKKSGKAQKNIVKGDKKKKKQRRKESYAIYIYKVLKQVHPDTGVSSKAMSIMNSFVNDIFERIAAEASRLAHYNKRSTITSREIQTAVRLLLPGELAKHAVSEGTKAVTKYTSSK; from the coding sequence CCGCGAAGAAATCCGGCAAGGCCCAGAAGAACATTGTCAAGGgcgataagaagaagaagaagcagcgcAGGAAGGAAAGCTACGCCATCTACATCTACAAGGTGTTGAAGCAAGTTCACCCCGACACTGGCGTTTCGTCGAAAGCCATGAGCATCATGAACAGCTTCGTCAACGACATCTTTGAGCGTATTGCCGCCGAAGCCTCCCGCCTGGCCCACTACAACAAGCGTTCGACGATCACATCCCGCGAAATCCAAACCGCCGTCCGGCTTCTGCTCCCGGGAGAGTTGGCCAAGCACGCCGTTTCGGAAGGCACCAAGGCCGTCACCAAGTACACCAGCTCCAAGTAA